The DNA sequence TGAAAGCATTCTATAAAATCCGATTTTTTCTGTGTGTAAACTCGACAATCGATTCACAATCGAACTGCCTAAAGTTAACATTTTATTCATGGAGAATTCAATTCTTTTTTGGATTCGAACATCGGGTACTTTTACAGTGTAAATGGCTGAACAACAGGTGTTTTGCATCCTTAAAGATACGAAACAACAAGGTGAAAAACAAGCTTAATCACTTGATTTACAGAGATTTAAATCCTCAGTTACCGGCAAAAAGATGTGTATAAAGATTAGCCTCTGGAGGGGTGGGCCTTCACCTTTGGTGAAGGGTCGGGGTGGTTACGGGTGTGGATTAATGCTGAGTTTTGTTGACTTAGCTGAGGTTGGGGTTGAGATTGATATGGTGATTGGGGATAGTTTTTTTGTACAAATGCTAAGAAAGCTTCCTCCCTTTTTTATGCTGAGTGTCATACTGAGCTTGCCGAAGTACCTGTTGAAGTTGGTTGCTGAGCCTGTCGAAGCAAAGGTTGGGGAAAAGAAGCTTTCTGGTTGTATATTTTTTACTTTTTGTCTTGACACAAAAAGTAACAAAAAGGTCAAGACTGGATTTTTTTGCTAAAAAAAGTAAATTTCTTCTTCGAAAATCCCCAAAACTCGGGCGGAAAGGTAATAGGTTTTTGTGTATGAAATTTATTGCCGCCACTCAAACACTGGGGATTTTTAGGCGGTGTTTGTTGCAAGGGTAGGTTGGAAGAAATATACTTTTTTCTTAACGCAAAAATCTCCTAAGTCGATATCAATGAAGTTTGAGGAAAGATTGAAGAGTAATTAATGATATAGAATTGCTATTTCGATAAAAGATAAACTGGTGGCTGAGCCTGTCGAAGCCACGTGCTTTAAAACAAGTTTTAATGTTGATTTCTTTTACTTTTTGCTTCATCATATTTATATTTTTATAGGAATCAGCGAACCATTTTCAATGGTTTGTCTTGACACAAAAAGGTCAAGACTGGATCTTTTTGCTAAAAAAAGTAAATTTCTTCTGAGAAAACCCCCAAAACTCGGGCGGAAAGGGAATGGGGTTTTTGTATGAAAATTGTTGCCGCCACTCAAACACTGGGGATTTTTAGGCGGTGTTTGTTGAAAGGGTAGATTGGAAGAAATATACTTTTTTCTTAACGCAAAAATCTCCTAAGTCGGGTTCAAATGCTTTTTAGGTTAATGTTGAGGTTGCATCGTCGGTGATGGCCTCCTTTCTCACAATGTCAACGGGTTTTTTGTACAAATGCGAAGAAAGCTTCCTCCCTTTTTTATGCTGAGTGTCATACTGAGCTTGCCGAAGTACCTGTCAAAGTTGGTTGCTGAGCCTGTCGAAGCAAAGGGTTGGAGGAAAGAAGCTTTCTGGGTGTGGGGTTGCGGAGGCGTATTGCAGGGAGGCTAGGCGGGCGATGGTATTCATACCCCTATTGATCACCCCGTCCTTCTGCAAGCAGAATGACACCCCTCCAAGGGAGGGGAATCGCTTCTTTTGGAAATGGGGATATAATAAGAAAACAATAGCGAAGCCAATAGGTAAAGCAACAGCAAAACCAAAAAAGGCAAAGCCCTAATTCCCCTCCTCTGGAGGGGTGGCGCTTCATCAGAGATGAAGGGTCGGGGTGGTTAAATCGGTGACAAATATCGAATACTAAAATTCACCCAATTCACTATTCACTCCATTCACCATTCACAGAATTACAAGTCTTTCACCCCCACATACCCTTCTACATCAAATGGCAGAAATGGCAAAAAGGTATAGCAAAGAATTGTAAGATCCATCGCGAAAGTGCGGTGTTGTGCGTACCAATTATTTAAACGGACTTTATCCGGCCAGATGACCGTATCGTTATAATGCAAAGGATTAGATTGCATGGCGAGCACCTGTTCTTCGTTGCGGTACTTAAGGGAAGCCAAACCGGTAAGGCCTGGCTTTAGGTTGAGTAAGAGTCGGTCCTGCTCTGGTAAATCATCGGCATAGCCTGGAATATCAGGGCGTGGGCCAACAAAACTCATTTGACCGAAGATGATATTGAGCAACTGGGGAAATTCATCGAGTTTCGAGGCACGTAGAAAACGTCCAAATGGGGTCACTTTTTGGGTAACCCCATTCATGGATTTTATTTTATAAATGCGAAAAGTTTTGCCGTACTGGCCAATCCTATCTTGCACAAAAAGACCAAAAGATTGGGTATCAATGCTGGCAATCAGCAAACAAAGAAGTAAGATTCCACTTAGTAAAATGAGGCCTAATAAAGCGAAAAAAAGATCGAACAACCGTTTACCAATCACTGCGGGTCATGAAATTTTATAGGTTTTGCAGGAACACCAACGGCTGTACAGTTATCAGGAATATCGGTAATCACTACGGCCCCCGCTCCAATAATAACATTAGCTCCAATGGTGATATTCTGAATAACACTGGCGCCAATACCAATCTGCGTACAGGCTCCTATTTTGGTACCGCCACCGATAGAGGTACTGGGTGCAAGATGCACAAAGTCACTAATAACGCAGTCATGCTCTACTACTGTTCCTGTATTGACGATGCAATGATTTCCAATTTTAGCACCAGTATTCACGATCGCCCCTGCCAGAATCTGAGTTCCAAAACCGAGACGTACATAGGGAGACACAATAGCAGTTGGATGAACCGTAGTGATAAAGTCGCAAAGTAATCCTGAAGCAATCTTTTTACGGATGAAACCGTTGGTAATAGAGATGATCGCCGACTGATTTTCGTAGGCATCAGTATAATTTCGCTTCGACACCTCATAGTTCATGATGTGAGGCACCGCAGGATGATCATCCAGAATAGTAGTGACTTCATAGCGGGCTTCCTGTTGAAGGCAGTCGATGAGGACTTTTGCGTGAGCCCCGCCACCAAATATTGAGATTTCTTTCATTTTTTCATTTGTTACTTGACACCAAAGAAAAGAGAGCGATTTCACGATGTTTCTATCTTCAAATTGATACCACTAAAATAGAAAAATTATTGATACATCGGTACTAATGACTACTATTATTTTACTACTCTTTGTGTATTTATAATTCTTTTAATTAATACACTGTAAATAATAGAATAATAATTTAATTTTCACCCAGATAAACACCATGGCAAAGATTTGCATCCCGTGACCAACCGCGCAAACCACCCCGTCCTTCTGCAAGCAGAATGACACCCCTCCAAAGGAGGGGAATGGCTTCTTTGGGGAAGTGGGATATGATAATAATGATGACGAAATAAATGGCAAAACTCCGCTGCGCAAAGTCTCCGACTTTGAGCAAATTAATTACAATCTTCACTGTACGAACAACTAAAAAATTGATATTTTATTCACAACAGCTATACAATCACTATACGCTCTGCAAATTAAAAATAAAAGACATGAAGATACCTATTGGATTATAACTCGACTGAACAAATGAGTGTTGGTAATAATAATGGTGAGACGTAAAAATATTGTGGCTCAAAGTCAGAGACTTTGCGCAGCTGGGTACTTCGGCAAGCTCAGTATGACACTCAGCATAAAAAAGGGAGAAAAAGACTTCCGCTATATTCACAAACAACGAATCAATCTAAATTACCGATGGCGCGGATTTGCAAACCGTGCCACTTCTTAGTACAAATACCTTCGCTGCGCAAAGTCTCCGACTTTGCGCAAATTAATTACAATCTTCACTGTACGAACAACTAAAAAATTGATATTTTATTCACAACAGCTATACAATCACTATACGCTCTGCAAATTAAAAATAAAAGAAATGAAGATACCTATTGGATTATAACTCGACTGAACAAATGAGTGTTGGTAATAATAATAATAATAATAATGGTGAGGAGTGAATGTGTTGTGACTCAAAGTCAGAGACTTTGAGCAGTAGGAGAAAACTAATTTTTCTTAATAACAAAACCCAGGCAAGCCTGGGTCAAATGTTCTTATTTTATAGTGCCTGACTATAATAAACTATTATAATGGAGCACTTTCAGATTGCAAAAATATAACAAAACTACGATATATCAAAATTTATCTTTTGTTCTATAACCCTTTGTACTTCTTCACAACAATCTAAATCTGCAAATAATTTAATCAATTTCTGCTCCATCTCTTCCGCCCTGTTTACGGAAATCTTACTTAAGATAAACAGAATTAGTTTCATCGAAGCATTGAGGTTATTATTATTACGAGTTTTTACACCATAACGCTTATGGGGAATTTTACCAATATTAACAGGTTGATTGAAGTCATAAAGAACACCATTATGAGAACAAATATTTCTAATTCTTATAATGGCAGTGAAAAAATTCTCCAGTATTTTATAATCTGGAAAACCATATACTTCAGCTATTTTTTTCTTCAGTTCTAAGTTTTTTAAATTACAATAGAATTTCCCGCTGCGCAAAGTCTCCGACTTTGAGCAAATTAATTACAATCCTCACTGTACGAACAACTAAAAAATCGATATTTTATTCACAACCGTTACACAATCACAATACGTTTTACAAATTAAAAATAAAAGACATGAAGATGCCTATTGGATTATAACTCGACTGAACAAATTAGTGTTGGT is a window from the Kaistella flava (ex Peng et al. 2021) genome containing:
- a CDS encoding sugar transferase, giving the protein MIGKRLFDLFFALLGLILLSGILLLCLLIASIDTQSFGLFVQDRIGQYGKTFRIYKIKSMNGVTQKVTPFGRFLRASKLDEFPQLLNIIFGQMSFVGPRPDIPGYADDLPEQDRLLLNLKPGLTGLASLKYRNEEQVLAMQSNPLHYNDTVIWPDKVRLNNWYAQHRTFAMDLTILCYTFLPFLPFDVEGYVGVKDL
- a CDS encoding acetyltransferase; translated protein: MKEISIFGGGAHAKVLIDCLQQEARYEVTTILDDHPAVPHIMNYEVSKRNYTDAYENQSAIISITNGFIRKKIASGLLCDFITTVHPTAIVSPYVRLGFGTQILAGAIVNTGAKIGNHCIVNTGTVVEHDCVISDFVHLAPSTSIGGGTKIGACTQIGIGASVIQNITIGANVIIGAGAVVITDIPDNCTAVGVPAKPIKFHDPQ
- a CDS encoding Abi family protein; the encoded protein is MRSGKFYCNLKNLELKKKIAEVYGFPDYKILENFFTAIIRIRNICSHNGVLYDFNQPVNIGKIPHKRYGVKTRNNNNLNASMKLILFILSKISVNRAEEMEQKLIKLFADLDCCEEVQRVIEQKINFDIS